The genomic stretch TTCCAGCTGGTACATCAGCTCATCATGCAGGTCACCACTGATCTGCTCCGGAGtgcactgcaggaaaaaaaaaaaaaagtcagttatAGCAGCAGTTCCCTTCAGGAACGACCATCTCAGCCTGGACTCTCTGTCTGTGGAGAAACCccattttaaaatgagtttcttagctggatcacacacacacaaccacgcacaaacacacactcagcctcGTTCATGCAGGTTTGTCAGTATTTGTCAGGTTTGCTTCACGTGAGCTGAACGCCTGCCAGCAGTTAGTGGATGAAATAAACCCAGTTCCAAAGCCGACTCACAAAGGCCAGTGGTCCCTCGTCGATGTTGCTGCTGGTCCAGGGGTTCCAGTTGACCTGTGGCGGTGACCAGGGCACCACCCCCGCTCCGCTTTGACGCTGGGACGGCTCAAACGTGGCCAACTTTCCCTGAACCAGAGACACCGAGCTGCTGGGGTCTGCAGGCTGGACCAAATAAAACCAGGTTAAACCAAGTGAGCCCGGAAAAGAGCCGGGTTAGCATTAGACAGATCAGTGTCAGGGGCTCAGGTCACTCACAGGTGGGGGGATGTGGACTGCGAGCTCCTGGACGACACtggccagctgctgctgcaagtCTGGAGACACCTGGACCTCGAAGACCTCCAActggacacagaaacagagacacacgCAAACATCAGCTGAAACCTGAGCCGGTTTGATGCTGCAGATCTGCCAGTAAAAGGAGGATTCCCCGCTGGCCTACAgtttctccttctttcttcttcgTGACTCCGGTGTACGCCTCGATGACCCCCAGGTGGTAAAGCTGCCGCACCAGAGACAGAGCGCACGACTGAGCTGCCAGCTTCTTGTTGGAGCCGTGCTCTCGAGCTGTGATCCCTGCAGGACGAAGAGCAGAAAGTGGTCTGAGCTGACAAACACTAAAAAGCTTCATACCGAGGAGATTTCTAACGACATTTATCCACCACCACATTTAGGAAGAAATATCTGAGCTTCTTACTTCTGCCGAGCTGCTTCACAAACAGCTGCATCTCTGCTATAAAACTcctgcagaaacagacaaacaacacaGCTTCACTTCCTGTGCTTTTCAAAGTTAAAGCCTTGAACAAAGCTCAAAGTGAAGTGATGAACTCACCCTGTGGTGCTCTCAGGAGGAAGCCTGTATGTTTTTCTGCCAGACTTAGGATTAAAAAACACCAATCACCAGCTCTGACTCTGGTATCTCCCGGCTGCTCTCTGCCCTGCGGTGAACAGTGACACCAGAAATCACAACCAGAGCCCTGGGCTGCACCCATGGGACAGCTTTAGTGCACCTAAACGCTGTCCCATGTCTTCCTTTAGTGAGGTTGTGAGTTCTGGTGTCAACTCCGTGTCCCACCAGCTAAACGCCGTCTGAAGCCTGCTGTCCTCATCCCATCATGCATCACTCTTCATCTATTTACCTTCCAGCATCATCTTCTCTCTAAGGTCAGTTTATACTACAGTGCCACGACCACCTGGGAAGCGTGACTGTTTAATTGAGACCTTGATCGGTTTGGACTGGTTCATGGTTCTGCTAAATCAAAATTAAGTTCTTAATTAGTTCATACACACAATTACAGACGAACCTTTTATCAAtgagtcatttaaaatgttttgtaaagcAGGATTCAGCTGGTGCCTGGGTCCACCTCTCATCCTGTCCTGGTTTCTCTCTGGTCTGAACTGGGTCGAATATTCAAACTGTGAGATCTCTCTGGTGTAGCCAACACACTCGGGAGGTCTCTGGGTTTACAGCAGTCCAGCAGAAAAACATACAGGAACACCCTGAACACTGGAACGTTCCGCGGCTCTTTAAGAGAAGTCCGAACTAAAGAGAGCTCTGTAAAGTCCGTCTCTGCTCTTACTGTCTGAAGCTAATGTTGAAAACTCTTCATTAACAGGAGCAGTTAAAACACACTGACCCTGCATGTTTCCTCATTGTTCTACAGCTATTGATCAGAAAAAGAGCAGTCGGTCTGAAAACAATTGATCTGTACATCAAATCCAGACGGACCAGACAACTGTCTCTTCAGGACTGTGACACTCCAGGACATAAGAAGCCTGGACTCTAACGATGTACTGACAACGGCCGTGAATTTATAAGACTTAACTCTCATTCTGACCtagaaatgaacaaacaagCAGCCTAAGGAACTTCCTGATTCCAGCCTAAATAACATTTGATTAGTTGGCAGGAAGTtcatcaataaaaatgtaaatatttaatcatttgGGTCCAAATGATTCAGATTCCAGCCTGTGTGGACTAAACGTTCTGACAGGCCATGTCAGTGTAAACTCACTGTGAGTTTGTGTAAACTAAATGATCAGCAGACTAATCAAACTATTTATAAATGGATCACTGACTAAAGCAACATgacaacacacagagcagctcagcTTCAGGTTTGCTGCTGTCGCCGTCTGATTCAGACCTGTTGTGGTCCGGTCCCACTTGGCTGTATTTATACTCCGCAGTGGTCTTCTCCTTCTGGAAGAACTGGTTCAGACGGGCCTTGGCGTTCTCCAGCGTCCAGTTACCATGGAGATTAGCATTCAGATCCACCTCCTCTGACTCCAGAGTCTACGACAAACACCAAACAGggagaagaagaacaaaatTGAATAATATTCTAATCAGACACAACTGtggatttctttatttcatcttCTGCAGATGTTACTGgagcagcaacaacacagacGCCTCCCGAAAagattttctgttcttttttttgttttttttaaaatcaactgTAAAATCTACAGGAAGCGTTACCGCCTGTGCTTCCTGTTCGTCTCTCTTGGCGTAGTACTCCTTCAGGTTGGCTCCTCGGTCCCACTGGGCTCCTCCTGAGTATCCCACGCCAGTCACCCCTGGCACCGGCCCACTGCTGCTGCCCGCTTCTAACAACgaagaaaaacatgcatggACAAAATGGCTGCACGTGTTTGATCTGACTGAAGCGTCACGTGACTGGTAGGGACACAAACATGATGGATCCGATTAGACGCATGAGTCTCACCCTACCTTGCTCTATTTTCACGACGAGGTGGGGGGGCAGGGGGCCGCTGGACGGCAGGTTTCCGAAGCCACCGCCTTCTCCTCCGTCAGGCTGGTCATCTGCTGGAGCACTCACCTGGTGACACGAGAGTCAGATCAGACTTTGATGAACTTGACCTTTACTCAGTGCCCTCCACTGAGACCAGCTGCACCGTAACAGCTCTGAGCCCGTCAAAGCTCTGAACTCCTGCATACGTCATTTGTTGGTGATTCTCACATGTGGTAATATGAAAATCGTCAGATCAGTTTTTACAGAACAACAGGGACGGTGTGCTGACCCCTTGAGCCGGGACCTCCGCTGCGTTTATTTCCCCAACTCGAACCAGGTAGTTGACAAAGTCCCTGGCAGCGTTGCTCTGGGCGTCCTTCTTGTTGGTGGAGTTTCCCATCCCAGTGTAGTTGAAGCTTTCAACACGAACCTGCACACAGAGGTTGGCAGTCAGACACAGTACGTGTCAAACGACCTCAACCCGAAGAGTCCACGAGAAAACTCACCTCACACATGAACTTCTGCCTGTTCTTGTTGCCCGCAGCTCGGATGTCGTAGTTGGGAGTCAGTTTCTTTTTCCCACACCAGGCGTACAGAAAGTTCTTGATGTCTGCCATGGTGGACGGACGGTCGGGGGTCTCCTCCTCTGTGGACcctgagaaacaaagtcctgtCAGTTCGTGTCACTGCTCAGTTTACAGGCTTTGACCTGACAGGTCAGGGGTCACTGCCCAGCCTGTGTCAACAGACGAAacctgagagaaaacaaacaaacaactgaagTCCACGCAAAACACGCACATTCTCTTCTTTGCTGATCAAATATTTCAgcagtaaataaaatgtgtcacaCAAAGACGGACCGAGGAGCCCGGGTTATTCCAACAACGAGCCCTGGTCTCACAGCCCGCATGTCTCGGTACCTGCGGCTGATGTTCGGCCTTATTTGACACCGCTGACCAGAACAAGTGTTGACGCATGAGACACGAACAAGAGGCTCGAACTGAACTTCCTGGTCCGTTTGTTTCCACtgtagcattagcattagcatacATAGCGGCTTATCCTTAGCAGCTAGCGTTAGCCCCCGACCAAAACATGGACACTTAGCGCCGCCACCTTATTTAGACCCACCGCTGGCCTGAGGTGCCCCCTTTATTGCACCCGGTTTTAGCTGCGCTGAGAAAAGTTACCGTGAGCCGAATCAATGACTGCAGCTTTGCTAGGCTAACTTTAGCCTTCCGCTAATTACCGTTAGCTCTGCCGCCGACACCGAACAACAACAACCCAAAACACCAAGAGGTACACGAGTGAAAGTGCTGGTGGAGATTTTAAATCCACTAACAGACCAGAAACGATGACAGATATTTAGTCTCCAGCCTCCAGTGATGCTGTGGTTGACTCcgtgttgtgtttgtctgctgccGGTTCACAAACCGGGGTGTCAGCGCCGCCTGGTGCCCCGGGGGGTGAACTGCGCCCCGCCAGGTTGAAGCTGCTGCAAAGGTCATTTCCTTTATCGACCTTCCAGataacctgtccagggtggacccctgcctttcacccagagagagctgggataggctccagcagacccccatgaccctggttaggactaagggggtacagatgatggtCTGTCCAAATAGACGGTGCATTTTCATCCATTAGCACATAGTTAAACTCAAACAGGTGATTTCCAcatgaaaaaatagaaatatgaTAATATACAAATTACTGACATCAGTGTCCCAGGTCTGAAGTCCATTTGTGGGTCTGTGCACAGGGGGTCAGTTTTACCACATGGTCACTGATAATCTTACTGGAGATCTTTGCCTGCTGCTTCAATCTGTTCTCTTTGGGGCAAAGGAAGGATGTTCATATATGTTCATATAATTCATTTCATCCCAGCTGCTTTATAAACACTTGTTTAAAGGTTTACTGGTTCCCAGCCTAAGGCTCTAACCCCTCCAGAGGGTCACCAGATACATTTGAGGGGTCGTCAAGCAAATATGTTTTATCAGAATAAaattattgtggtgtagcatcgagtttgaaatgaaaaactgaaaacaaaacaacacagaacacaacaacagaaaaaaaacaataattattacaaaaaattATCATCTGTAAATAATAACACAGGGTCAAAATTATATATAAACCCACTTAATGcagtaaaatgtcttttaatttgGCAGGGCCCCTGAACTTCCTACTAGTGGCTGTGACGGTTTGGTTTATTCTGACcataaaatcaattaaaatgtgTGGACCAGATTCTGGGGATTTTAAACATGTTGTACAAGATTGAATTTTACATGAcggtttcaaaataaaagctataGTGTTAATGCATCATGTTCGGGTCTTATTTATTTCTGACTCACCAGTGAAAATCTCAGGCCAGGGACAGTCAGACACTGCAGATCAAACCAGATTTGTTCCTAGAGAAGCAGCTGATGTTTGGTGTTGGAAACAGGCGTCTCAGGGTGGGGTCAGGTGATCATGGCTGCACTCTGGTATGTTTTGATCAttcacatatgtgtgtgtgccgtGAGTAAACATGAGGCAGACACCGAGTGCAGAAAAGGTGAACCGAGTTGGGAAACgtagcaggtgtgtgtgtgtgtgtgtgttgagggtGTGGTGTTGATAAGGCAACAGAGCGGGTGCGGCTCTTTGTGTGTTACAGCCTGCAGCGGTGTATTTCTGCACATCAGCACCGGGGAAAGTGTTCCTGTGTGCTGGCAGGGTGTGTGTTATGGATCATAATGTGTGTACGTGTgagtaagtgtgtgtctgcGGCGCAGGGTGTGTCTGGCTGCTCCGTCACACCTGCAGCCTCAGGGCACAGTTTCCACTCGGAAACAAGCCGCAGAACGCAGCCCCGGGCCGGGATTTATGGACACATGAGCAAACACATGCTCAGGGCCCGGGCAGAACCAAAGGTCCAAATACAGCAGCTCATGCCTGAGCCTCCTGCTAATGAGGCTCTTTACTGTGAGTCCACCCGATCATTTGGATCCTGACTTTTGAGCCTGGGTGGGGTTAGTCCAGATTACCTGACCCAGGAGTCTTTTCGAGGTTCTGCTGTAGTTAACGTGTTATGATGTTTCATTAACGCTCTTCcttctttttaatttatgtcACTGAGTCCTGAATATTTTCCATCTGTGGGACAGAGCAGCTCCACAGAAacagggttttatttttaatcgcCTGTAAAACGTCTTTGTgccataaaaatgtaaatgagccAGTAAAGGTCGGGAACAACAGGCTGGTCTGTcccggcacacacacacacacacgcacacacacacagacggcAGCGTCACATCCtctgactgagtgtgtgtgtgttgtgaatcACATGTGAGTAAGTTGCAGCAGCATGTGCGGCCTGTCCAGACGTGCAGCAGGTGACAGTATAAAGCTGCTCCTTCCAGCTCTGAGGAGATTTGACACTAATCTGGTTTTCACACAAcatgaggagcagcagctggatttCACTCTGCGGGATTTTGGCTGCAGCCTGTGCCGTCCAGGCGACTTTCACACACTATTGTAAGTCTCTCAGCTTATTCTTTGACTCTTTGGATCCTCTCTGGCACTTTATTCTTACAGCTGCTGTCGCCTTCaggttttactttgaaatgtaCAGTTTGACTGAACTTTGAGTTTgtgtataaaaatgaaatgaacattttagtGTCAGTCTCAGATGTGAGCAGGGAGCAGCATCTCTAATCGATACTTATCTCATCAGGAACATGTGGGGCAGAGAGGAGTGATCTCAGTCACATTAAATGAGTTGATTCCTCTCAGTGTAACAGTTAAGGGTTTGATTTCGGGGGGAACCTCCAGACTGTAGGTTTTCTAAGCATCTgatttcttttgaaaaaaaaagagacatttttatGTGAGATTCAGCtgaaatgaatatttgatgtaaaaatattctctaaaataaaaaatattccagATGAAAAGGCCTCACACGTGAGTCCCAGGCCAGTAAAACACAGTTTAGTACAGTTTACACAGTGGATGAATATCCAGAGGATAAGAGCAGAAGaacctgctgcagcttctctcatGATGAACTTGTAGAGACATGAAGCCTGTTGAGAGAATGAAATCTCTGCTTATAAACATGTCACATTATCTCTCTGCAGCACAGGCTGAGGTTTGGACTGATCTCAAGTCTGTTTTCTGACACTATGATAAGAGAAGAAAAGATAAAACCTCTTTCAAACCACAGGAGGGAAATTTAGCAGCAACAGTTCAATCATAAACAAGCCCAGGAAAGCATGAAGCATAAATCAGGCTAACGGTGATAACAACTGTGCCATGAACCCCCGGGGAAACAAGTCTCAGGCCTCAGAGAAACAAGCTGAGGACTGAAGCTGCCTGATCAAAGGAAAAGTctaatttaaaaggaaaaatgatCCGCAGCAGAACATGGCATATGTTCTAACAGGTAACAGAACATTTGCACAATTTCAGGACTAAGTCAAAGGTTTGAGATACTAAATCATAATTACAGCTGTTCTCCAAAGCTCCAGATGTTGCTGTGAGCAGCCGTTCAGCCTTTTGTTCTCACAAAACCAGGTAGAGGTGAGGGATTGGTTGTGTACCTTGTGTACCACGTGTTCTCTGACGGTCTCCAGGGTTACATTCGGGTCAAACTTGGTCATTTCTCAGCGTTTGTGGTGTAAAACATGACTCTGGGCGCGGCGTTATAGTTCTGTTCCCTCCGGGGTCGTCGTGTGCTCAGGGAGGAATCCTCCTCACGCCTCAGAAACTGTCTCGTCAGAGCAGCAACACCTGAGCTCATCGCTGCCGGCGGCGTTCAGGTGAACATTATCTCCTGTCAATGAGTCAGAGCGTGGACCCTGAGTCAGAGTCTGAGCGTCGCGAACACAGACCTTTAAAGCTAAACTAAATATTTGCTCTTTATTTGGGACTGGAGAGTAGAAGACGTTGCAgtcatttcacattttgctGCTCGGCTCCAAAGCGTCAGTGTCTAGAAGTTTGTCTTTGATGAAAACCACGTTATTTGATTATTTCCAGGAGAAAAACACTTTGTCATCGCtgataatacaaaatataatcaaCGAATAAATGATGATATATCTGTTTATTTGACTCACACATTCTGATGCTAAAACGTGTGTACTAGTATTTAGACAAACTGTAGTACTCCTGTACTTTGGCACTgatacttttacttcagtaataATCTGAGGGCTCATGAGCTGACTCCGTAAACCAGGAAATCTGCTCCCCTGTGCcacaaaaacccaacaagtcAAGTGTGAAGCAGCCTGTCAGCACACATGTGTCCCACCACGGTCTGTTGGTACTATCTGGGTGTGAAATCCCCGTCTTCGCTAAGAGCAGGAACAAGCTGCAGCCTGTCGGACGCCGCCACAAAACATCTGAGTGAGCGCAGCTTCAGCGCAGACGCCCGTGGTGTCTCCTCAGAAGAGGTGTTGGCTGCTTGGGGTGGGACGAGCATGAGGAGGATTTGTCTGCAGGCCTTCAGCGCTCTCTGGGATTTCTGAACAAACCGCAGAACAAGCGTGGCGCTTCACGCTCTGTCAACAGCTCTAATACCCCCGCTGCTCACCTGTGACCTGGCCTCAGGGCCTGTTGAACACTCAGCTCCAGGCTGAGACTCCTCCAGCAGCTAAATCCACAGGATGAAACTGTTTCCATGACTTTAAATCAACCCGTAGAGCAGAGAAAGCAAAAATCAATGTGCACCAACATCAGACAGATACTGACCTGAATCATGCTGATTCAGAGGATGAACCCTGCCTCCATGTGTTCAGGGGAGGTTCAAACTAACACCgagcaataaaaacatgttgatgtTGAGGCTGTAATGAAACGTGCAGCCTCTAGGGGGCAGCAGCAGGAACTGTCTTACTAAATAAACAACCTTTTACTCCTGATGCAGCCAGTGCACGTTGTGAGTGCAATGGGAGATCTCAGTACTGCCTTCCGGACGCCTGGGGTCTGTACTGCGTCGACTGTCAGGGAAACACCGAGGGACGCCACTGCGAACACTGCAAGGCCGGCTTCTACCTGGAGGGGGCGGGGCTGAGCTGCACGCCCTGCCGCTGTAACCCCACAGGTGAGAAACCATCGCCCACCTCTATCTAAGATGTACCCGGGGTTCGAAAAACCGGAAACGGCCGAGTTTCTATGCAGGTGGTGGTGTCTCAACCTTGTGCTGTCCTTCCAGGTGCTGTCAGTGCCACGTGTGACCACAGGGGGCGCTGCAGCTGTAAAGAAGGTGTCACAGGAGAAAAGTGCGACCGCTGCCCCGACGGACCAATCGGAGCCAACGGCTGCGCCCAAAGGTGAAGCGGCACATTGACACATTGACCCAGACGCTTTCGACACGTCCCCTTTGCTAAACCCTTAGCACTAGTTTGTCTCTGTTTGGCTCTTTCACAGGCTTTAGCCAAAAatattcttcttctgtggtgttttgtctgttttgggtCTAACTTCCTGTCGCCCCTGTGTCTCTCCAGCCGTCAGGTCAGAGAGGATTCTGGGAGTTTGACTCTGCCATGTTTCTGTTACGGCCACAGCAGCCGGTGTTCTGCCCAGTCCGGCTACTCCGTCCACAACATCACCTCCACCTTCACTGACGGTACCCATGCACCTACccccttcacaataaaagaccCCTGAGTGACTCTGACattcatttcagaataaaagctttAGGGATGTGTGTAGTGACCTGAGGTTGTGGTGTCTGCAGGTTCGGACGGTTGGACGGTAGCAACAGCTCAGGGCGTTGCCCCTGACAACGTTCACTTTCGCTGGTCACCTACACACCAGGACCTGGAGGTGATCTCTAAAAACAGCCTGCCCATTTACCTGTACGCCCCAGGTGAGAACAAGCCCCACCTCCTTTATCTGCTCCTTCCTTCTTTTTAATGTATGTCAGCTTTGTTGTCATCATCTGCTTTGCTTATTacttcctttcctcctcctctcacctcctcACTCCTTACTCTCCTTCCTTATTTCCTTCCCCCACCTCCTTTTCTTGCCtgtcctccttccttctcttttcctcctgctCACCTTCATACATTTCTCTTCCTTGTTTATCCTTCTCCCTGCTTTACCACAGCTTCCTTTCCTTTATTGTTTCCTCCcatcctctctccttcccctttcctttccttgtctcctctccacTCATCCTTTCTTCCTGTCCTCAGTAgatcttcttttcttcctttcctttcctgaCCAggtgtttcctctcctctcctacaGCTCCCTACCTGGGGAACCAGTTGCTGAGTTATGGTCAGAACCTCTCCTTCTCACTCCGCCTGGACCGCGGTGTCCGACACCCGTCCACCAACGATGTGATCCTGGAAGGCGCCGGTCTGCGGGTCTCTGCCTCGCTGGGTGACCTGCGATCCATTGTCCCGTGTGGTCAGAAAATCAACTACAGCTTCAGGTCAGAAACTCAGACCACCCAcctgctgaaatgaaatgactcATGGGTCTTTCTGAGGCGTCAGTCATGGATCCTGGGTTTGGTCTCATCCTTACTCCTACTTTGAAAACTTCATTCAAGTGTGAATATTCCTGCAGCCACACCTGTGGAATCCTGCTGTAATCAGAGCAAGTAGAAACCAAGTCCTCATTCAGAAAGAATCTGCATGTGTTGGACCCGTTAAACTCTGACTGGCGTCTGCAGACAGTAACGTTTGACTGCTCACTTACTGTCAGTCAAATAAACAGACATAGATAAACATGCAGGCCTGCGAGCAGCTACAGCTTTAGCACATCTGCTCAGTTCACATCTGCCTGAGCAGCCGGGTGTGTCCGTCAGTTTTCTGAAACCGTGTTTTCTATGATGCACAGACTGGACGAGCAGCCCGGCAGCAGGTGGAGGCCTCAGCTCTCCGCCTTCCAGTTCCAGACGCTCCTGCAGAACCTCACCGCCATCAAGATCCGGGCTACGTTTGGTGATAACGGTGAGCAATGagcttatttttatattttccttccTGTCACCCCATGAAGTAATATAGCAATGATCCCCGACAGTCCTGGGCCGTACCTTACAGGACTCTCGGTAATGGTACTGCACCATTCAGCCCTCAGCTCCAGTGATATTTACTCACATACTCCCGCACTCCCCCTCAGCACACAGTTTCCTTAAAACCGGCTGCAGACAGCTTACAGAGGCCTCCGTTTGCTGCTGGATATGTGGGGCCTCATCTGGCGTCTTGTGCTCAGTACCTTTTATCTGCCCTCAGGACGTGGTTACCTTGACAACGTGCAGCTGGTGTCAGCGAAGCGTGGTGACGGTGTCCCGGCCCGCTGGGTCCAGACCTGCAGCTGTCCTCAGGGATATGAGGGCCAGTTCTGCGAGATGTGCTCAGAGGGTTTCAGACGCAGGACCCCCGCAGAAGGAGCCTTCAGCACCTGCGAGCCCTGCAACTGCAGGGGAGGCAGCTGTGACCCGCTGACCGGGGACTGCTACTCTGCTGATGAGACTCCTGGAGAGCTGATATGCTCTCAGGGGTTTTACCGAGACCCCTGGCGGCCTCAGACCTGTGTGAAGTGCCCTTGTCCTGAGGGCGTGTCCTGCTCACTGGCTGCTGGTTCACTGGTGCCCCGATGTGACCGCTGCCCACTGGGAACCACCGGTAGGTCTGATTTCAACTAAAGTCACAAGTttgttttgcagctgttttgcaGAACTTCCTGTGAGTCTTTGTGTCAGTGCAGGGCCTGGTCTTATCGAAAATACCCCGGACCATTCAGAGACTTTAATTTCTCCTGTGAGTCCGAGACAACACAGTGGGAGAAGATTTATATGTTCTCAGTtattgttagaaaaataaataattaataacctgttttcaatttaaaagtTGGAACCTTTGGACTGAAGATGTTGGTAAAAACCTGCAGAAATATAAACCATATCTTTCCCTTCAACTGTTTCAGCATCAAGGTTTTAGTAATGGATCAATAATCGTCCGTCAGACCTGCTCATTGATACTGtgtgaacaaataaaaccaCGTTGCTTCTATCTGCAGGTCCTCGCTGTGACGTCTGTCAGGAGGGTTTCTATGGAGACCCAGCAGGGGGCGCCGGTGTGCAGAGGCCCTGCCGGCCCTGCCAGTGTAACGGTCACATCGATGTCAGTGTGGCAGGAAGCTGCGATCGCAGCAGCGGTgaatgtgtgaagtgtgtgaaCAACACGATGGGACGGAGCTGCGAGGTCTGTGTGAGGGGTTTCTACCACAGCCGGGCCACCGACGCCTGCAAACGTAAGACCCCAGGCTGGATCCAGTTAATCATAGCAATAATCAGTCAAAACTCTGAAGCTGCCTGTAGCTGTGCTGAGGGCCAAACAGGAAATACAGTAACCTGTAAGACCTGAAGTTCTGGGAACTAAAAGTCGTTTCCCCTGTGTTTTGTGGAGCAGCTTGTAACTGCGACGTTCAGGGCTCTGAGTCTGTGCAGTGTGATGACTTTGGTCGCTGCCGGTGCCGACCGGGCTTCGAGGGTCAAAGGTGTCAACGGTCCAACTGTCCCGCCTGCTTCATCCCCATCAAGACAAAGGTACAGCTGAGAaactctgctgtgtgtttgcagtcaGTTAGGATTAGGTTTATATCGATAATCTGGGTCCTTCAGGGCTGAGAAAAATCCAAAGTCAGATATTTCCTGCCTGTCACTGAGCACAGTGAACATGTGTCGACGTTTTTCAGGTGGAGGCCTACGCTTCCAAACTGAAGGAGCTGGAGATCCTGTTCTCAGGCCCAGACGGAGGCCTGAGACCGGCCAGCAGCGCTGACATGGAGGTCGTCCTGAGAGCCATTGAGGAGCAGGTGAACGACCTGCAGGACGACACCGAGGAGCTCGCAGGTAGGACGCCGCTTCCTTTATATCAGTGGTACTGAGAAAATAAAGCCAGACGCTGATGATGTCACGTCTCCTCTGCCCAATAGAAGTGGAGAAGAACCTGCAGAGGCGTCTGTCGTCCATCAGCAGTTCACAGCTGGAGGAGGGACAGGACATCCAGGACATCGCCAACAAAGCTGACGACAtcaaacaacagcagaaaacataCCGGTCAAAGGTGGCGGGGATCCAGGCGCTGGTGGAGGAGATGAAACTCAAACTGAACAAGGCCAAGGCTGACCTCAGATCAGCTGTAAGACCTAACACTGAGACCAACCCGTTTACAGTGGATTCCTGTCATGTTCTCACCGTGCATCCTTTCATTAACAAATGTGGACTGACTGAGACGTGTGGCCATAAACACTCAGGCCTCCTCAAATGTCTCAGTGTCGGAGCTCAAGTGTTCAAAGCCGATAAATGATCAGCAGAGTGATCAGAATGAATGAGGAGCCTAAATctgagtttccagtttgttaaaaactgaaatgattgTGATGATCGTGTCTCTGCCCCTCAGGAGATTCCTCTCGGAGATGCCCCACTGAGTCCGAACCGCATGTCTTCTTTGCTGCAGACGGCGTTGAGTCTGGCTGATAAGTACGTTCGTCACAGGGATGATGAACCGATGAGTCTTTGTTTCAGATGTTTGTGTCGTACTAAGGTCCTAAGGTTTTGTTTGTCCTGCAGACACAATATGAAGGCCAACACTGTGGAGCA from Mastacembelus armatus chromosome 17, fMasArm1.2, whole genome shotgun sequence encodes the following:
- the lamc2 gene encoding laminin subunit gamma-2, coding for MRSSSWISLCGILAAACAVQATFTHYSSARCECNGRSQYCLPDAWGLYCVDCQGNTEGRHCEHCKAGFYLEGAGLSCTPCRCNPTGAVSATCDHRGRCSCKEGVTGEKCDRCPDGPIGANGCAQSRQVREDSGSLTLPCFCYGHSSRCSAQSGYSVHNITSTFTDGSDGWTVATAQGVAPDNVHFRWSPTHQDLEVISKNSLPIYLYAPAPYLGNQLLSYGQNLSFSLRLDRGVRHPSTNDVILEGAGLRVSASLGDLRSIVPCGQKINYSFRLDEQPGSRWRPQLSAFQFQTLLQNLTAIKIRATFGDNGRGYLDNVQLVSAKRGDGVPARWVQTCSCPQGYEGQFCEMCSEGFRRRTPAEGAFSTCEPCNCRGGSCDPLTGDCYSADETPGELICSQGFYRDPWRPQTCVKCPCPEGVSCSLAAGSLVPRCDRCPLGTTGPRCDVCQEGFYGDPAGGAGVQRPCRPCQCNGHIDVSVAGSCDRSSGECVKCVNNTMGRSCEVCVRGFYHSRATDACKPCNCDVQGSESVQCDDFGRCRCRPGFEGQRCQRSNCPACFIPIKTKVEAYASKLKELEILFSGPDGGLRPASSADMEVVLRAIEEQVNDLQDDTEELAEVEKNLQRRLSSISSSQLEEGQDIQDIANKADDIKQQQKTYRSKVAGIQALVEEMKLKLNKAKADLRSAEIPLGDAPLSPNRMSSLLQTALSLADKHNMKANTVEQTANEALGDSEKSLGLARTLMNKENKVKELIGDLKTMYDQTSARVKGLENQAIQLSGEARAESKMADGMLKNIGNMERSIPWSLKGPMDAMVSRLDGLKGIVDQSVSGFEALQGGVQQNKASTEDLLAKGKAAQQGFNQLLDRVNVAKADTEGALQRINSNTKELDDALGALRGFDQQIDGSRALADTSIKRLPGISATIQQAVSNNAETMSLLGDVTEDFTSTQATVSLLEDAVNKLEGTIGSLPSYTGLVKDATKLNKEAKLLRSNAADTATNLTFELDKARKLESEAEQAAVGAAAAFNNAKQARDAVGKTLRDINGLLANMNQPGAVDETRLRQLEDSLAGAQREVQGQLGPRLRDMELQESAMRRRLTGINRDIDTILGDIANLEDIWESIPSGCYNNAPIEEA